The sequence GGTTACGCAAACTGCAGCATTCTTTATGTTATCACCAGCGGCGAACGCATTTATTGATTTTTCTTCCAAAATATATATTTCAGGAATTGGTACTCCTGAAGCAATTGACATCTCTTCAACGATATTGAACAGCTTTTTTTCATCAAGATCCTTAGTAAAAGAATCTATTTGAAGGCCTCCCATGGCATAGCATATTTTTCCTCCTCCTCCACTTAAACTAAATGATTTAAAAATTTTGGCAAAAAAAACAATAAGAGGAACAATCATGGACGTGTAAAGTAGATAAGACCAATCGTATTTTAGTCGATCAGTATTTGGGTCAACGTCTAAGCTGAGTACAAACCATATGCCAATATTTGTTAAAAAGATTATACTCAAAATCGCTAAAATAAAAAGAAACGCAAGATAGGCCGTATTTTTTTTTGATTTTCGTTGATGCTCAAAAAAATTCATCATTAAGCCTTAAAAGCTGACTTTAATATTTTCTCTTTCTTTTTGCTCTGAAATTTCCCAAAGAACAGCAGGAATAAAATTAAAAACTCCAGCAATTAGAGATCCTGGAAAAACCTCTCTTGAGTTATTGTACTCAGTCACTGTGTCATTATAAAATTGTCTCGCAAAACCAATTTTATTCTCAGTAGAAGAAAGCTCTTCCATGAGTCCTTTCATATTTTCATTAGCTTTAAGGTCAGGATAATCTTCTTGAATGACCATTAATTTTCCTAATGCTCCAGTGAGGGAAGATTCGCTTGCGAGTAAACTTTTCATGGCATCTGAATTTGAAGGATCTTGTGCGGCCATTTTCGCCGCTCCAAAAGCTTGATTTCTGGCCGAAATCACTCCTTCTAAAGTTTCACTTTCATGTTTCATATATCCTTTACAAGTTTCTACTAAGTTTGGAATAAGGTCATATCTTCTTTTGAGTTGGACATCAATTTGGGAAAATGCATTTTTATACTCATTTCTTTTTTTAATCAATCCGTTGTAAATTGAAATACCCCAAAAAATAAGTATAATAAAAAAAAATAAAATAATTCCTAATATACCTACTAATAAATTAATTCCAATCATTGCTCTTCCTTTTTTTAAAAATCAGTTGAAACTCTTTTTACTTTTAATAATAATAACATTCCAGGTATCGCCAAAATGGA is a genomic window of Halobacteriovoraceae bacterium containing:
- a CDS encoding LemA family protein — its product is MIGINLLVGILGIILFFFIILIFWGISIYNGLIKKRNEYKNAFSQIDVQLKRRYDLIPNLVETCKGYMKHESETLEGVISARNQAFGAAKMAAQDPSNSDAMKSLLASESSLTGALGKLMVIQEDYPDLKANENMKGLMEELSSTENKIGFARQFYNDTVTEYNNSREVFPGSLIAGVFNFIPAVLWEISEQKERENIKVSF